The genome window CTTACCATTAGGCATATTTTAGTCCGCCAAGCTTTTTTGCAGTTTTGGTGTTTACGGTGGTTGACTCTACGCTGGCTTAATCTAACCTCGACAAATGCTGTAATTCCGGTAATACCATCAGAGCGGCAGATGACactagttttatttatttgaacctCGATCAGACATTGCAATGTTGAGCTCATCGCAAGTGTTGCTTATTAGCCACTGAGAGATACGGTGAATGTTTGGCGGATTGCACCTGAAAAGCTAGCTATTAGGGTAGGAGAGCCTAAGTTTGTATAAATGCACAAGGGAATCTTATACTTTCTAAAGTGCTATCCAAGTCCCATACCTCGCAACCAGAGATTGTTAcctattaacttaaaaatttagcCATTTTGTCAAAAATGTCCTGtctttacataaaaatttagcCTTGGCTGGAAAGCAATGTGGCAATGTTATTTACGAATTCTTTGAATGATAAATGCCTTTGTATTTAGTGTTCAATAAACGGCTAGaactagaaagaaataaaaggtacAACTTTAGTAaaccaaacaaaagaataaCCTATACAACACTTATTTGTTTTTGCTGCTATTTCACATTTGATCAATTTGATAAGCAATCATCAGATCATTCCACTCATATCTACATACTATTTTTAAGGTAACTTTTTTGGGTATGTTTATCAGATTCTAATAATGCTGAATTTCTGCCTGAAGTTGCTAGAGTTtgttcaaagaaaatatttgggGGGATTTTGTCCGGACGCACCCCAAGTGATTGATGTTTAATGCATTATCAATGTTGTATGCAGTCTTTACAATTATCAGTACAGTTTGATTGTTGGAAATTCTTATTCAACTATCTTTCTGCTCAGGTCATCCAAAAGTTTCAAATTCTTTAATGGATTGCACAGCACAAATCTATTCTTAACAAATGGCTGCTTACCTGATTTGGCCTTGACGCGGTTGGATAGTAGATCATCCTTTGTTATTAAAAGTGGTGGCAAAACTAGAGCTGCACTTGTATCTGGAGAAGGCAACATCCTGTCTTATTCGAATGGCAATGATGCTACAACAAATGGTACCCTCTTCCGTGATAAATCGGTAGGGATCGAAGCACAACAAGATGCAATAGCATTTGGAACTCTTGCGGCCGATACTGCTCCTACAAGTAATGGCTTTCCCATTAATAATGATGATTCTGATTTGGATCGTCCAACTGAAGGTTTTGCTTCCATCCTTGAGGCAATCGAGGACATTCGCCAGGGCAAGGTTTGTTGTTTTCTTGGATTCTTTTTGTTCCCTGAGCTGATAatacttttgtattttattttactgcATATTGGTCCTTTCGTTTACTAATCTGAATTAATGTTGCAGATGGTATTGGTTGTAGATGATGAGGACAGAGAGAATGAAGGAGATCTTATAATGGCAGCTGAGTTGGCGACACCGGAAGCAATGGCCTTTATCGTGAAGCATGGAACTGGGATCGTTTGTGTGAGCATGCTAGAGGAAGATCTGGAGAGGTTGCAGCTTCCTTTGATGGTGAACCAAAGAGAGAATGAAGAGAAACTCCGCACTGCATTCACAGTTACAGTGGTATGTTATTTTGTCTTATATCCATATCCAAATACATGAGTAATTTCACTTTCTATTTGGAAAGAAGTTCCTTCAATGATACTAACTTAAAGCTTCAGGCTTAATTGTTTCTTACTGTTAATGCTTTGAAAATTATAGCCAGCTACTGGGGGCTGAATCTGAATGCTGATAATGTTACATACGTGGAAGATATTTATGATCGTGATTGcctatagttttttttaagcTCATAGAACAGTTTTGTATACACcattttataatactttaaaCAACGTATGACTGAGGACTAGTTGGTTCTAGACTTTTAGTTCCAGAAAGATGGCTTCAAGACTATATAGTTGAACAATTTCAATGGGTCTCAACTTTTCTGTTCCATGAAAATCAATTTTGCAGGATGCAAAACACGGTACTACAACTGGTGTATCAGCTCATGATAGAGCAACAACAGTATTGGCCCTTGCTTCTAGAGAATCCAAACCTGAGGACTTCAACCGCCCGGGTCACATTTTCCCACTGAAGTATAGGGAAGGTGGTGTCCTAAAAAGAGCTGGGCATACAGAAGCTTCTGTTGATCTAGCAGTGCTAGCTGGACTGGACCCTGTTGCAGTTCTCTGTGAGGTTGTAGATGATGATGGATCCATGGCTAGATTACCAAAGCTTCGCCAATTTGCTGAGCGGGAGAACTTGAAAATTATATCCATTGCTGatttaattaggtaaataaatGAGTATCATATCCAGCTCTGTGCTTTCTACTTATATCATTCATGCAGCCTATGGTTAAGTtgcattggttgaatttgccaAAACTATTATCAATTGTCTATTGATTCCTTGAAGAACAATAAAGGAAAGGACTACTTCTAATGCTACTTATGATTTGACAGGTATAGGAGAAAGAGGGATAAATTAATTGAGCTTGCTGGTGCTGCACGGATTCCAACTATGTGGGGGCCATTCACCGCCCATTGTTACAGGTCGATATTGGATGGGATTGAGCATATAGCAATGGTTAAGGTGAGGACATATTAAATTCTTATAGGAAGTTTCACTTCCACGTATTATCTGTAAATCCTGTATAAATACTTTCCTAATGGTTAGTCAAGTCAGAAATGttttaatctattttcatcaCATTTCCTATTATATTTCCATAAGTATCATCATTCTATATATTCTTTTAGACTTTGGGTTTTCTTAGATCAAAAGCATTCATTCTGAAGAATATTGCATGATTCTTTTTTCGGTGTAAACAGGGTGAGATTGGAGATGGGCAAGATATTCTTGTGAGGGTTCACTCGGAATGCCTCACGGGAGACATATTTGGATCCGCTAGATGTGACTGTGGGAATCAGCTTGGCCTTGCAATGAAACAGATTGAGGCTGCTGGCAGGGGTGTTTTGGTATACCTTCGTGGACATGAAGGCAGGGGAATTGGTTTGGGCCACAAGCTTCGTGCATATAATCTTCAGGACGCTGGTCGTGACACAGTCGAAGCAAATGTGGAACTTGGATTGCCCGTTGATTCAAGAGAATATGGCATTGGCGCACAGGTATATATCTAATTCTAAAACGAAGAAATAATGAATggaattaaaaacaaagtttGGTAAATAATAAATCGAGAAGGATCCGAATCCTGGTTTACACCTGTGGGCTTAACCATTTGCTCTGATGGATTTTACTTATTTCTTACCTCTCAAAAATGTTTGGCAAAACATAACCTCCGACTCTTCTTTGCAGATACTGAGGGATCTTGGCGTGCGAACGATGAAACTGATGACTAACAATCCGGCCAAGTACAGTGGACTCAAGGGTTATGGATTAACAATAGCAAGCAGGGTTCCACTACTAACTCCTATTACAAGGGAGAATAAGAGATACTTGGAAACAAAACGAGCTAAAATGGGTCACGTATATGGCTTAGATTTTAACGGCAGTTTGAACAGTCTCATTATCGGCGGCAATGGTAACACGGTTGCTCCGACTGCATCTGAATCCTAGAATCTGCTGCTGCTGCTTTGCTTTTAGATGTAGTAGGCAACTCGTTGACATGATCCATTGCTACAAATTGACATCAATACATCACATCTCTGAACTTggttaaaaatatgaagattTAAGCATTCACTTTGGCATATGCTTCCATGTAGAAAATATGATTCGGTTTCCTATACAAAAGGAAGAGCCATTGCCATTCATTCTTTTTCTAAATAACATCTCTCATTTGTTAGTGTTGTAATTcgaattttatatgaataaaatttaaaatgaaaaatgctttTAGCATGTACTTcgcttttattttcacaatggGATTTTAATCTAGAATTTATGTTTGGTGAATGTAAAAGTATTTATATACTAATagtgaaaatttcaaattcaattgaataaattattaacaaattttaaatattttattacttaatttatactatttttaaaattcaagttttgaaatatgccctgaaaatattttaattatttacttatcATTTATAATGCATCACCTAAGATAtcgatttaataaattaaactagtgtcatgagaaaatcaaaattaatatatttataattatttgaatttgaatttttaaaaaattacatttattatttatctacaTTTGCTAATTACATGGAAGATAATaattataacttcaaaattcaaattttcaatacaaagaaattacaagtatccaaatttaaatcattcgttcaaatattatttccaGGTGGTGTCATGTAGATCCGTACAGTACTTGTCTTTCGCAGTTGATCAGAACCGTTAGATCTTCCAGGTTCTCGACCGTTTCAAACATGTAGACCCACTCAGCAGAAGCTTCAACGCTTCAGATTTAATCACAATGCCCCACATCAACGGTCAAGATGCAAACGACGACCGTGCTTTGTAGTCGTTACTAAAAAGCACAAAAAATCAAAGTAGTAAAGAAGCCAAAGC of Gossypium raimondii isolate GPD5lz chromosome 3, ASM2569854v1, whole genome shotgun sequence contains these proteins:
- the LOC105795098 gene encoding bifunctional riboflavin biosynthesis protein RIBA 1, chloroplastic, whose protein sequence is MASFNVSSPSTAALSRLRSSKSFKFFNGLHSTNLFLTNGCLPDLALTRLDSRSSFVIKSGGKTRAALVSGEGNILSYSNGNDATTNGTLFRDKSVGIEAQQDAIAFGTLAADTAPTSNGFPINNDDSDLDRPTEGFASILEAIEDIRQGKMVLVVDDEDRENEGDLIMAAELATPEAMAFIVKHGTGIVCVSMLEEDLERLQLPLMVNQRENEEKLRTAFTVTVDAKHGTTTGVSAHDRATTVLALASRESKPEDFNRPGHIFPLKYREGGVLKRAGHTEASVDLAVLAGLDPVAVLCEVVDDDGSMARLPKLRQFAERENLKIISIADLIRYRRKRDKLIELAGAARIPTMWGPFTAHCYRSILDGIEHIAMVKGEIGDGQDILVRVHSECLTGDIFGSARCDCGNQLGLAMKQIEAAGRGVLVYLRGHEGRGIGLGHKLRAYNLQDAGRDTVEANVELGLPVDSREYGIGAQILRDLGVRTMKLMTNNPAKYSGLKGYGLTIASRVPLLTPITRENKRYLETKRAKMGHVYGLDFNGSLNSLIIGGNGNTVAPTASES